The DNA region TGATGGCGAGCTCGGCGCCGTTGGGATCGCCGAAGCCGGTAACGATGATGACCTGCGGGTTGGACGGGGCCGAGCGGATGTCGTCCAGGGCGTCCAGGCCGCTGCCGTCCGGCAGATTCACGTCCAGAAAGACGAGATCGAAGTCCTGCTCGCGTACGGCGTTGCGGCCCTTCTCCAGGGTCTGGACCACCACACCCTCGTGCCCGTCCTGCTCGGCGATGCGGCACAAGCTGTAGCCGAAGCCCGGGTCGTCATCAATCACCAGAATGCGTGCCATGTGCCTCGCTCCGGCCAATGGTTTCGGTAATGAGCTGGCTCACCGTTTGCCAGTCCATGGGCTTTTGCAGATACCCGGCCATGCCCGCCGTGGCAGCGTCATCCGGCCCGAAAGTGTCGCTGTAGCCGGTGCAAAGGAGCACGGGCAGCTTGGGCCGCAGCCGCTTCAAGGCCTGCGCCAGCTGGCTGCCGGTCATCCGCGGCATGGCCATGTCCGTGATCACGAGGTCGAACTCGTTGGTCTGTACGAGCTCCAGCGCTTCCTGACCGTCGGCCGCCGTATGCACGGAGTAGCCGAGCCCCTCCAGGATGCGCTGGCTCGAATCGCGCAGGGCGACTTCGTCATCCACGAACAGGATGCGCCCGGCCCCCGGCCTGGGCGTGGCGGCGGCGCCTTCCTCGCGCGCGGCAGCCATGTCCACCTGGGGAAAGTACGCGGTGAACTCGGAGCCCTTGCCCGGCTCGCTGGTGTAGCGCACCACGCCGCCGTGCCGGCGCATGATGCCGTGGACCACGGACAACCCCAGCCCGGTGCCCCGGCCCAAGGGCTTTGAGGTGTAGAACGGGTCGAAGATCTTGTCGCCAAGGGAGGGGTCCACCCCATACCCGGAGTCGGCAACGCTGAGTGCCACATACCGGCCCGGCGGCAGCTCCGGATCGTCCTGCGTGCGCTCCTCCTGTCGCAGGCGGATGCGTATCTCGCCGCCGGTTTCGCGCGTGGCGTCCGCCGCATTGGTGCAGAGGTTGAGCATGACCTGGTGGATGTTGGTGGGGTTGGCCATGATAACCGCGTCCTGCGCCTCGTTCTCGTACGTCATGCTGATGTTTGCGGGCAGCGATGCACGCAGCAGCTTGAGCGTCTCGTTCACCAGGCTGTCGGGATAGATCGGCTTGCGCTCGCGGCTGTCGGACTTGCGGCTGAAGGTGAGTATCTGCTGCACCAGCTTCTTGCCCCTGTCTGTGGAGGCGATGATCTGGTCCAGGTCGTTGCGCGCCGATCCCTGCTCCGGCGCCTGCATCCGCAAGAGGAATGCGAGATTCTGGATAGCCGCCAGGATGTTGTTGAAGTCATGGGCGATGCCGCCGGCCAGCGTGCCCACGGACTCCATCCGCTCGGCCCGTCGCAGGGCCTGCTCCGCCTTGCGCTGATCCGTGATGTTCAGGGCCACGCCCAGGAGGCCGACCACGTTGCCGGAGTCGTCGTGGATGGGGTTGAAGCAGGAGTTGTAGATCTTGTCGCCCTGCTCCGTCTCGACGCAGAACGCCTCACCGGCCAGGCCGCGGCGGGCTGCCGCGCTCAGCTCGGGCGGGAAGTCGTGGATCGACATGCCGACCATGGTCTCGGTCGTAAGGCCGATCTCCTCCAGCCCCCTGCCGGCGGCGTAGTCGATGATCCCGTCCGCATCCGCGCTGTAGAGGATGATGCCGAGGTCGCGGACCAGGTTGGTCAGCATCCACTCGCTCGTCCTCAGGGAATCCTCGGCCTGTTTGAGCTTGGTCATGTCGCTGCGGTAGACGACCACGCCTTCGATCTCGCCGACCCTGTTGCGATGCGGATAGTACATGACGCTGGAAAAGCGTTCATCCGGAAGGCCGGGGTACTTGATCCACTGGTTGAACTGGATGGTCTCGCCGTTCAGGCACTTGGCCACGCCTTCCCTGGAGAGCGCCTCGAAAAGCTCGCCCCCTATGACGTCTTTGGCGTGACGGCCGATGAGGCCTTCGGACTCCAGGCCAAACGCCTGCTGGTACGAAGGGTTAGCGTATTTGTAGCAGTAGTTCTTGTCCAGCAGCGCCATGAGCACTGGGGAGGCGGAGAACATCTGGCCGAAGTCGCGCAGCCCTTTCTGGGCGTACCATCGCTCCGAGATGTCGGTGATTGCGCCCACGATGCGCTCCGGTTGTCCGTTCGGCCCGTGCCGCACGGCCTTGCAGCGCATCAATGTCCATGACCAGCCGCCGTCCTTGCGCTGGATACGGCACTCCATATGCACGGCGGCCAGCCGCCCATCCAGATGGTGCTCCAGAGTGGTTTCCAGCAAGGGACGGTCCTCCTGATGGACCAGGCTCATCAGGAAGTTGCGCGTGGAGGGGAACTCCTCGGGGTTGTAGCCCAACATGCGCGGCAGCCGCGGGCTGATGTAGAACCTGTCCTGCGCGAGGTTCCAGTCGAAGATGCAGTCCTGCGTCGCTTCCAGCACAAGGTTCACCCGTTCCTCGCTGCGCATCAGGGCCTGCTCGGTAACGCGTCGCTCCGTGACATCGGAGAGGAATACCAGTGCGGCGGCCGAGCCTTCCCACTCGCAGGGCACCCCGCTCGTCTCCAGCCAGTGCATCACCCCATTCTTGTCGATGACCCGGAACATGTAGCGCGGTACGAAGTTCCCAGCCTGGCGCTTGATGTGGTTCTTGGTGACGAGCTGCAGGTCGTCCGGATGGATGTACTTCCCGAACGGGGTCCCGACCATCTCCTCGGGCATGTAGCCGAGGATCTGCCGGGACATGGGGTTGGAGAAGCGGATCATGCCGTTCTGAGAGACAAGAATCCACTCGTTGGCGTTGTTCACCAGCTGCCGGTACTTCTGCTCTTCGCGCACCAGGTCCTGCTCGGCCTGCTTGCGCCCGGTGATGTCCATGACCACGCCCATCATCTGCGGCGGCCCCTGCTTCCAGGCGGCGGAAAACATGGCGCCGGCGACCAGCACCCAGCGGTAGGAGCCGTCCGGCAGCAGCACCCGCGAGTCGAACTCCAACCGTCCTCCGGCGCGGACCTGCTCGCGCATCTTGGCCTCTATCTTGGGGCGGTCTTCGGGGTGCAGGGCGCGCAGGGCGTTGCGCAGGCTGGGGGCGCTCGATTCCGGAGAGCGGCCGAGCAGCTTGAACAGCGACTCCGACCAGGTCATGGCGCCGTTTTCCAGGTTGTAATCCCAGAAACCGATCTCCACGAGCTTGCCGATGAGCACGTTTCGTTCGTTGATATGCAGCAGCGCCTTGATGATCCGGTCGCGCTGCGTATGCACGAGGTGGGAGTCGTTGCTCCCGTCGCCATCCGGCGTGGCCTTGCGGATTCCGGTGATGATCCGCCCGGCCATGTTAAAGACATCGTCCAGGACCTCGCGATCCTGAGCGGAGATGGAGTCCAGCGGTCCGGACACGCCCACGGGGATGGTCTCGCCGTCGATGAAGAGATCCATATAGACGGCGGCCGCTTTGGTCAGTTCGGCGGAAAAATGGAGTGGAGCCGCAATGCGGTTCAGGCCGTCCAGAAAGCAACGGATCAAATCGCCGCTGCACTCCGGCTTGTGCAAGGCCGAGAGGGTGTCAAACAACTGGGACTTCAATTCTACAAGCATCATGGACCTGCCGAGGGGATATTCTGAAACGCGCCGCACAACATCGGTCTTTTCCGAACTCCGTGGGGGCGCGATAAACCCGGGAGCGAAACCGCGGTGCGCGTCGGCAACGTTGTCGTAGCTCTGATCGTCCCTTTTCGCATTCTCTTTATGCTGCCTGCCGCGCCATATCGTTTTTCGGCATAGGCGCTAATTGCAACCCGATAGAGTTGTCCGACTTACTCCCACCATGTACGGACGCCTTCATCACAGGCCTCATGTCTTGGTCGTGCAGGCTCGGTCAACGGCCGCCGGGATGCGACGGCGGGTCCATTACAGCGGCGAGCGCTCCCGGGAGAATCGATGCCCGTATGCTCAATGCCGTTTGGTTTGAGGGGAGGCGTCCATGGCCGGATCGCCGTGCGCGGCGCGGACGATGGCTCCGGCCGGGACCGGTCTGTTCACCAGATACGTGGTGCAGGCCACGCGCAAAAGCGACGTGAAGTTGTCGATGTGCCCCTGCGCGTTCATGGCCTCGTCGTACAGGCTGGACAGGAACTTGCCCAGCGTGGTGCCCTCGTCCTGTACAAGCTGCTCCAGGATGGACCAGAAGCGCTGTTCCAGCCGGATGCTGGTCACCGCGCCGTTGAGACGTACGGACTTGGTCCTGCTGGCGTATTCTTCGGGAGGGGTCGAGGAGTAGATCCGACACATGACAAGGCTCCTTTCCGCTTGGTTTGGGAAAGGAGCCTAAAGGATTTCGGCCTTAGCCGCCACCCTGGCCGGACAGCAGCCGCTTGCTAGCGGGATTCGAGCAGGTCCACGAACTGCTTGAGCCACGCCGGATGGGCCGGCCACGCAGGCGCGGTGACGAGGTTGCCGTCGGTCACGGCCCCGTCGATGGGAATGTCCGCGTACTCGCCTTTGGCCAGCTTCACCTCGGGCGAGCATGCCGGGTAGCAGGAGACCTTGTGGCCTTCCAGCACGCCGGCCGCGGCGAGGATCTGCGGGCCGTGGCATACGGCGGCGATGGGTTTGCCGGCTGCGTCGAAGTCGCGCACGAGCTTGAGCACGGCCTCGTTCAGGCGCAGATACTCCGGCGCACGGCCGCCCGGAATGAGCAGCGCGTCATAGTCCTCGGCCTTGGCCTTGGCGAAGTCCGCGTTGATGGCGAAGTTGTGGCCGGGCTTTTCCGAGTACGTCTGGTGACCTTCGAAGTCGTGAATCGCTGTGGCCACCGTGTCGCCGGGCTTCTTGTCCGGGCAGACGGCATCTACCTGGAAACCGAACGTCTGCAAGGTCTGGAACGGCACCATGACCTCGTAATCTTCCACAAAGTCTCCGCAGATAATGAGAATTCTCTTGCTCATGACGTGACCTCCTTGTTCTTTCCGGATTGTGCGGAAAACTGCCGCCACTATACACGAGCATCACGGCGCTTGGTATTACCCGAATACTACACATGGTGGCTTTTGGGAGAAGCCATGAAAACGCGGCATCCATGCATGGGCCGGGAATTACCGCCCGATTCCTGCTGGCGCACATAAAAAAAGCGGAGCTGCGAACTCTGCCCGCAACCCCGCCTGTCCAACGCGCCCGCAGCGCATCGATCTGGTTCTGGTCATATTAGTAGGCTTCGTTGATCTTCTCCATGGCGGGCGTTCCGTCTGCAGCCTTCACGCCGTCCAGCCATTGGGCCACGGTGTCCTTGTTGGCGGAGATCCAGTCCTTGGCTACCTTGTCGACCGGGATCTCCTTCTGCCCGTAATCGCGAATCCACTCGCTCTGTGCCTGAGACGTCACCTTGATCTGCTTGAGGAAGCGGTAGATGTCCGGATCGGTGTCCTTCATGTCGCCGCGCACCACCGTATACACCTTGGAATTGCTGGCGAACTTCTCGGTGCCGGGCACGGGCGTCAGGTAGGTCATATCCATCATCAGGTTCATCCAGTGGGGTTTCCAGCAGCCGAACACGACCCACTCGCCCCTGTCCGCCTTGCCCGTGACCTCCTTGAGCATCGCCGGGGTGGTCACGCCGGTCTGCGTCCAATCGCCCAGGCCGGCCACGTCGTTCTTGATGATCTCTTCCATGTTCGTGTGCATGGCCGAGCCGGCTTCGATGTTGTACATATGATGGCCAAATTTATCCGCGTACTTGTCGAGGTCGGCAAAGCTCTTCACGCCTTCGTCGCCCACGAACTTCGGCACGCACAGGCTGATCACGGCGGTGTCGAGATTGACGGCGGCCTTCTCCACCACGCCCTTCTCCACCAGCGGCTCCAGCATGGCCGTCTGCTGCGGCATCCAGGCGCCCAGGAAGGCGTCCACCTCGCCGGACGAGAACCCACTGTAGGCGATAGACAGACCGATCTGAAGCTGCTCCGTGGGGTAGTCCAGGGTTTCGAGAATCTGCGAGGTGATCTCGGTTTTCACTTCCACACCGGGCCAGGGCGGCGTGGCAAATCGGGTCTTCTCCGCCGCATGGGCAGAGGCGCCTACAATGAACACGGCCATGATACACGCCAAACACGTGGTCAAATACTTCATGAATCCTCCTTGGTTACAATGAAGCCACCAGCTGTGGACGGATGCAGCGAGACGAACGCCTCTAGGCTGCCCGCAGCGCTATGGAACGGGCCATGCTCTGGAACCGCTCCCTGGTGGCCATGAAAAAATACTGCCAGCCATCACACAACCGGCTGCGTTTATTGAATTGCTCGCCCGTGCGGAACTTGGGGCAATCGCCCATGCAGACGCGCAAGAACTCGCACGCCGAGCAGGGCTCGGGAATTCGGGACTTGGCCTGGAAAAACGCCGCATATGCCGGCGATTCGCGCACATCGCGCAGGGACGTGTCGTGCACGTTTCCCAGCCAGTGTGCCTTATCCACGAAAAAGTCGCACGGGTAGATATCTCCGTTGTGCTCCACCACCAGGTACTGGTCGCAGCGCTCGCACAGCCGGCATTCCCCACTGCCCATCCCGGCAAGACGGGCCAGTACGGACTCGAAGTTCCGCACCGACACACCCCAGTCCGCGGCCGCGTACCACTCCTCGAACACGGCCTCCAGAAAGCGGCCCCACTCCGCCCCGGTGATGGACCAGGGCAAAGGCTCGCCCTGCTCGTCCAGCTCCACGCAGGGGATGTACTGGATGTGGCGGAAGCCCTGCTCCAGCAAATGGCGATGCACCCGCAGCGGCTCGCGCACATTGGCGGCAGAGACCAGGGTCACTGCATTCACCGGCACGCGGTACTTCTGCAGCATGCGCACGCCGCGCAGTACCCGGGAGTGGGAGGGCTTGCCCCCTGCGGTCCTGCGGCTCACGTCGTGCAGATCAGCTGGGCCGTCGATGCTACAACCGGCCAGGAAGCGGTACCGGCCCAGATGCGCGGCCAGCGCCTCGCCCACCATGGTGGCGTTGGTCTGGATGCTGTTGGCGATGTGCGCGCCACGCGGGGCCAGCTCCTGCTGCAGCGCCGTGACCCGCTTGTAGAACGGTGCGCCCATCAGCGTTGGCTCGCCCCCCTGCCAGACCATGGAGTACACGGGCTGCTCCGTCTCGAAGTACCGGGCCAGCATGGCGCGCAGGGTCTCCTCGCTCATGCGGTGCTTCCCGGACTCGGGGTACAGCGCCGCCTTGTCCAGGTAGAAGCAGTAGTCGCAGCGCAGGTTGCAGTCTGCGGACGCCGGCTTGATGAGCAGGGAAAAGGGCTGGTGCATACGATCGTTCGGCCGGCCCGGACGCCTCATGCAATGGAAGCGCCCGGCCGGCGTTGGTTCGGTCGTTTTCAGCTACAGCAGATCCACGTCGGTGCGGATTCGCTTACTTGCAGACGAGGCGCGCCCCGGCCTCCACGTCGTTCAGGTCCAGGTGGTTGCGCATGTACTGGTTCGCGGCACGGCACGGCGGGTGGTAGTCCCAAGGGGTGCGCGCTCCCTCCATGTGCGCCCGGAACACCGTGCGGCGGCGCTTCTGGCTGGCCAGCACCCGGCGCTCCACGGCTTCGACGTCGGCGTGCTCGCGTACGCGCCTCTCGAAATCGGCGGCCAGCTCCGCATGTTCAGGATCTTGGGCCAGGTTTGTCAGCTCGTGCGGATTATTCTGCAAATCAAAGAGCTGCGGCGGATCCACTGGGCAATGGATGTACTTGTAGCGAGCGCTGCGGATCATCACCATGGGCGCGATGGAGCCCTCGCCCATGTACTCGCTGATCACGGCCGGGCGGTCCGGCTCCTCTTCCCCCCGCGCCAGGGGCAGCAGGCTGCGGCCGTCCATGGTGTCCGCGGGATCGTCCAGCTCCGGCGCGCCGGCCAAGTCCAGAAGCGTGGGCAAGAGATCCACCAGGGAGACCGGCGTATCCACCGTGCCGGACATGAAGCCCGTGCCGTTCATTATAAAAGGAACGCGGGCCGAGCCTTCCAGCAGCGACATCTTGTACCACAGGCCGCGCTCGCCCAGCATGTCGCCGTGGTCGGCGGTGAGGATGATCACGGTGTTTTCCCGCAAACCTGTGTCGTCCAAGGCCTTGAGGATGCGGCCGATCTTGTCGTCCAGAAAGCTTATCTGCCCGTAGTAGGCGTGGCGTGCGTTGCGGATGTCGGCCTCGTCCATCTCGCCCTCGCCCATGCCGTAGGCCTGGCGCAGCCGCCTGCTGTGCGGGTCGCACTGCTTATACGGAATATGGCCCACGCTCGGCATGTCGATGGCGTCGTGGTCGTAACGGTCCCAATACTCCCTGGGGCAGACGTACGGGTCGTGCGGGTCGGTGAAGGAAACGGCCATACAGAACGGCCGGCAGTCCTTGCTGCGGGCCATGTCCAGGATGTGGCGCTCGGCGCGGAAGCCCACCTCGTCGTCAAAATCGATCTGGTTGGCGCGCTCGTTGTGGCCGGCCTGGGTCACGCTGTCCATGTTGTGGTACCACCAGTCGAAGCGGTGCTCCGGCCTGGTCCAGTCCGGGGTCCAGCCGTGGTCGGCCGGGTAGACGTCGGTGGTCAGCCGCTCCTCGAAGCCGTGCAGCTGGTCGGCGCCCACAAAGTGCATCTTGCCGCACAGTGCCGTGCGGTAGCCGTTCACACGCAGGTAGTGGGCGAATGTGGGGATGTCCGCCGGGAACTCGGCGCCGTTGTCCCAGGCGCCGATGCGCGAGGGGTACTGCCCGGCCATCATGGAGAACCGCGACGGCGCGCACAGCGGGCTGTTGCAGTACGCACTGGTGAAGACAACCCCACCCTCGGCGATGCTGTCCATGTGCGGGGTTTTGGTCACCTCGTTGCCGTAGCACGGCAGGGCCGAGGCGGCGAGCTGGTCGCATTGGATGATCAGAATGTTCGGCCTGTCCTGGGCCATATAGATGCTGCTCCTTTGTTGCTTGCGTTCTGCTAGGGATTCATGGCGTCTTCGATGCGCGCCTTGGCGTCCTGCAACGCGACGGCGATATGCTCCACGCCATCGGCCTGCTCCTGCCTGGCCTCCAGCACGCCGAGCCCCAGCACCATGGTGACCCGGCCCTGGTCCACCAGCGGCACAGCCATGCGGATGATGCCCGGATAGAAGAGCCCGGCATCCCGCTGGATTCCGGTCTCCCTGGCGTCTTCGATCATCCGGCGCACGTCGGCCACCTGGAGCCGCGGGCGGTGGCGCTCGCACTCGGCCTGCAGAAACACCTCGTCATCCAGCTGCTCCCGGCTAAAGAAAAAGATGGAGCCGATAACCGGAAGCTGGAGCTTGAGCCCTTTGCCCGCCGGCCACAGGGACGGTGACTCCGGCGACATGATGCTCTCCAGGCAGAACATGTGCTCGTCCGAGCAGGTGAAGAGGTTGACCGACGCCTCGAACGCATCGTGCAGCGTGGCCATTTCCTCGCGGATGAACCGGAAAGGGCCACGGCTGGAGGCTGCGGATTTGCCCCAGAAGTAGGCCTTCATGCCCAGGAGGTAGCGGCCCTCTGGCCCCTTGGCGATGACGTCCGCCTGGGACAGCTCCCGCAGAATCTTACTCACCGTGGAGGGGCTGGGCGAACCGAGCAGGGTCTGGACCTCGGAAAAGCGCAATCCCTGGGAGCTGCGGCTGATGGCGTCCACCACCAGCAACGCCCGCGTCAGAATCGAGTCACTCATGGTTACTACTCATATATATAGTTAGCTTTCTCTTTGTGTAGTATTAGGCCAGGGACGGTCTTCTTGTCAAATCCGCCCCCGGAACAAGAACTAAGGAGCAAGAACAGACTGGGGCGCAGACCCTTGCATGATGGCCACCCTCTTGCCCTCATCCCTGCGCCGGGCTATGCAAATAACCAATGACCTCCGAACGTTCCCGACTCGCACTACGCACCGCCCTGGTTGTGCTCACGACGGCTGCCCTGGTCCTGGTCATGTATACGTTTCTGGACAGACCGGCGGCGTGGTTCGCGCATGGGATGCAGCACACGCCTGTGCACGCCTGGGCCCGGGGAATCAGCTACCTGGCCGACCACACCGTATTCTTCGCGTTCACCGCCATCGGGTTCTGCGTCTGCTGCGCCAACCTCGCAGGCCGTTCCCCCCGGCCCTGGGCGCGCCATCTGCTCTTCCTCTGCCTCACAGCGCTTTTCGCCATCGCCATGGTGGAGAGCGTGAAGTTCGTTTTCGGCCGCTGCCGGCCCGAGCTCCTGTTCAAGGACCATCAGTTCGGCTTCACTTGGTTCACCCAGGCCTTTGTGCGCAACTCCTTCCCCTCCGGTCACACCACACGGATTTTCGCACTGGCCACGGGAATCGCGCTGCTGTGGCGCGGCGTGGCCGTTCCGGCCTACCTGCTGGCCGTGCTGGTGGGGGTCAGCCGTGTTTTTGCGCTGATGCACTACCCCTCGGACGTGCTGGCCGGCGCGGTGCTCGGCGTACTGGTCGCCTGCTGGACTCATCTCCTGTGGCGCGCACTTTTCGATGAGCTGCAACAACGTCCGATCCATTTTCCGCCGGCCTGAGCCCTTTTCGCCGGCCGTGTCTCGCCGTTTCCAGATGGGGCACCCGGTTTCCTGAGTTTTCCGCGCACGATGGGTCGCGTTCCATGAACCGGGTTGGCTTTTACCCGATCTTTCAGGCATGAATAAGGTCCGGGACCCATGGCGACGCGATGACGCGCCGCGGACAAAGGAAACTGCACATGTACGAGCACCTGGCCCTGGTGGCCCTGTTCATATTCTTCTACAGCCTCGTGGCCGGCCGGCTGGAGCGCACGCCCATCTCGGGACCCATCGTCTACGTCCTGTTCGGCCTGCTGCTCAGCGCGCCCTTCCTGGGGCTGCCGCCCCGCACGGTATCGGCCCATGTGCTGCGCGGCCTTGCGGAGCTGACCCTCGCCCTGGTGCTGTTTACGGACGCGGCCAATGCCGACCTGAACGTGCTCCGATCCAGCTCCAAGCTGCCCCGACGGCTCCTGCTCATCGGCCTGCCCCTGACCATTCTGCTGGGATTCCTTGGCGCTGCGGTCATCTTTCCCGGCCTGACCCTGCTGGAGGCAGCCGTGCTGG from Oceanidesulfovibrio marinus includes:
- a CDS encoding PAS domain-containing hybrid sensor histidine kinase/response regulator, whose translation is MLVELKSQLFDTLSALHKPECSGDLIRCFLDGLNRIAAPLHFSAELTKAAAVYMDLFIDGETIPVGVSGPLDSISAQDREVLDDVFNMAGRIITGIRKATPDGDGSNDSHLVHTQRDRIIKALLHINERNVLIGKLVEIGFWDYNLENGAMTWSESLFKLLGRSPESSAPSLRNALRALHPEDRPKIEAKMREQVRAGGRLEFDSRVLLPDGSYRWVLVAGAMFSAAWKQGPPQMMGVVMDITGRKQAEQDLVREEQKYRQLVNNANEWILVSQNGMIRFSNPMSRQILGYMPEEMVGTPFGKYIHPDDLQLVTKNHIKRQAGNFVPRYMFRVIDKNGVMHWLETSGVPCEWEGSAAALVFLSDVTERRVTEQALMRSEERVNLVLEATQDCIFDWNLAQDRFYISPRLPRMLGYNPEEFPSTRNFLMSLVHQEDRPLLETTLEHHLDGRLAAVHMECRIQRKDGGWSWTLMRCKAVRHGPNGQPERIVGAITDISERWYAQKGLRDFGQMFSASPVLMALLDKNYCYKYANPSYQQAFGLESEGLIGRHAKDVIGGELFEALSREGVAKCLNGETIQFNQWIKYPGLPDERFSSVMYYPHRNRVGEIEGVVVYRSDMTKLKQAEDSLRTSEWMLTNLVRDLGIILYSADADGIIDYAAGRGLEEIGLTTETMVGMSIHDFPPELSAAARRGLAGEAFCVETEQGDKIYNSCFNPIHDDSGNVVGLLGVALNITDQRKAEQALRRAERMESVGTLAGGIAHDFNNILAAIQNLAFLLRMQAPEQGSARNDLDQIIASTDRGKKLVQQILTFSRKSDSRERKPIYPDSLVNETLKLLRASLPANISMTYENEAQDAVIMANPTNIHQVMLNLCTNAADATRETGGEIRIRLRQEERTQDDPELPPGRYVALSVADSGYGVDPSLGDKIFDPFYTSKPLGRGTGLGLSVVHGIMRRHGGVVRYTSEPGKGSEFTAYFPQVDMAAAREEGAAATPRPGAGRILFVDDEVALRDSSQRILEGLGYSVHTAADGQEALELVQTNEFDLVITDMAMPRMTGSQLAQALKRLRPKLPVLLCTGYSDTFGPDDAATAGMAGYLQKPMDWQTVSQLITETIGRSEAHGTHSGD
- a CDS encoding ribbon-helix-helix domain-containing protein, whose product is MCRIYSSTPPEEYASRTKSVRLNGAVTSIRLEQRFWSILEQLVQDEGTTLGKFLSSLYDEAMNAQGHIDNFTSLLRVACTTYLVNRPVPAGAIVRAAHGDPAMDASPQTKRH
- a CDS encoding DJ-1/PfpI family protein, encoding MSKRILIICGDFVEDYEVMVPFQTLQTFGFQVDAVCPDKKPGDTVATAIHDFEGHQTYSEKPGHNFAINADFAKAKAEDYDALLIPGGRAPEYLRLNEAVLKLVRDFDAAGKPIAAVCHGPQILAAAGVLEGHKVSCYPACSPEVKLAKGEYADIPIDGAVTDGNLVTAPAWPAHPAWLKQFVDLLESR
- a CDS encoding glycine betaine ABC transporter substrate-binding protein, with protein sequence MKYLTTCLACIMAVFIVGASAHAAEKTRFATPPWPGVEVKTEITSQILETLDYPTEQLQIGLSIAYSGFSSGEVDAFLGAWMPQQTAMLEPLVEKGVVEKAAVNLDTAVISLCVPKFVGDEGVKSFADLDKYADKFGHHMYNIEAGSAMHTNMEEIIKNDVAGLGDWTQTGVTTPAMLKEVTGKADRGEWVVFGCWKPHWMNLMMDMTYLTPVPGTEKFASNSKVYTVVRGDMKDTDPDIYRFLKQIKVTSQAQSEWIRDYGQKEIPVDKVAKDWISANKDTVAQWLDGVKAADGTPAMEKINEAY
- a CDS encoding anaerobic sulfatase maturase, whose translation is MHQPFSLLIKPASADCNLRCDYCFYLDKAALYPESGKHRMSEETLRAMLARYFETEQPVYSMVWQGGEPTLMGAPFYKRVTALQQELAPRGAHIANSIQTNATMVGEALAAHLGRYRFLAGCSIDGPADLHDVSRRTAGGKPSHSRVLRGVRMLQKYRVPVNAVTLVSAANVREPLRVHRHLLEQGFRHIQYIPCVELDEQGEPLPWSITGAEWGRFLEAVFEEWYAAADWGVSVRNFESVLARLAGMGSGECRLCERCDQYLVVEHNGDIYPCDFFVDKAHWLGNVHDTSLRDVRESPAYAAFFQAKSRIPEPCSACEFLRVCMGDCPKFRTGEQFNKRSRLCDGWQYFFMATRERFQSMARSIALRAA
- the betC gene encoding choline-sulfatase; its protein translation is MAQDRPNILIIQCDQLAASALPCYGNEVTKTPHMDSIAEGGVVFTSAYCNSPLCAPSRFSMMAGQYPSRIGAWDNGAEFPADIPTFAHYLRVNGYRTALCGKMHFVGADQLHGFEERLTTDVYPADHGWTPDWTRPEHRFDWWYHNMDSVTQAGHNERANQIDFDDEVGFRAERHILDMARSKDCRPFCMAVSFTDPHDPYVCPREYWDRYDHDAIDMPSVGHIPYKQCDPHSRRLRQAYGMGEGEMDEADIRNARHAYYGQISFLDDKIGRILKALDDTGLRENTVIILTADHGDMLGERGLWYKMSLLEGSARVPFIMNGTGFMSGTVDTPVSLVDLLPTLLDLAGAPELDDPADTMDGRSLLPLARGEEEPDRPAVISEYMGEGSIAPMVMIRSARYKYIHCPVDPPQLFDLQNNPHELTNLAQDPEHAELAADFERRVREHADVEAVERRVLASQKRRRTVFRAHMEGARTPWDYHPPCRAANQYMRNHLDLNDVEAGARLVCK
- a CDS encoding IclR family transcriptional regulator codes for the protein MSDSILTRALLVVDAISRSSQGLRFSEVQTLLGSPSPSTVSKILRELSQADVIAKGPEGRYLLGMKAYFWGKSAASSRGPFRFIREEMATLHDAFEASVNLFTCSDEHMFCLESIMSPESPSLWPAGKGLKLQLPVIGSIFFFSREQLDDEVFLQAECERHRPRLQVADVRRMIEDARETGIQRDAGLFYPGIIRMAVPLVDQGRVTMVLGLGVLEARQEQADGVEHIAVALQDAKARIEDAMNP
- a CDS encoding phosphatase PAP2 family protein, translated to MTSERSRLALRTALVVLTTAALVLVMYTFLDRPAAWFAHGMQHTPVHAWARGISYLADHTVFFAFTAIGFCVCCANLAGRSPRPWARHLLFLCLTALFAIAMVESVKFVFGRCRPELLFKDHQFGFTWFTQAFVRNSFPSGHTTRIFALATGIALLWRGVAVPAYLLAVLVGVSRVFALMHYPSDVLAGAVLGVLVACWTHLLWRALFDELQQRPIHFPPA